The Primulina eburnea isolate SZY01 chromosome 6, ASM2296580v1, whole genome shotgun sequence genome contains a region encoding:
- the LOC140834365 gene encoding ran-binding protein 1 homolog b-like, with product MANVAESAVPNREEEEDPHPAAEDEDTGAQVAPIVRLEEVSVITGEENEEIILNLKAKLYRFDKEGNQWKERGVGTVKLLKDKVNGKVRLVMRQNKTLKICANHLVLPAFSVQEHHGNDKSCVWHAADFADGELKDETFCIRFPSVENCKAFKDKIEEITESLAQRGGESEEANAAADLLENLSVEGKDNEEKPKAKEEAPLSEGEKKDKDQ from the exons ATGGCGAACGTAGCAGAATCCGCAGTTCCGAATAGAGAAGAGGAGGAAGACCCCCATCCAGCGGCTGAAGACGAGGATACCGGAGCACAGGTGGCCCCGATCGTCAGGCTTGAAGAAGTTAGCGTCATTACCGGCGAGGAGAATGAAGAAATTATTCTTAATTT GAAGGCAAAACTGTATAGATTTGACAAGGAAGGGAACCAATGGAAGGAGAGGGGTGTTGGGACTGTGAAGCTACTGAAGGACAAGGTGAATGGAAAAGTTAGGCTTGTCATGAGGCAGAATAAGACCCTAAAAATTTGTGCCAATCACCTTG TGCTGCCCGCGTTTTCGGTTCAAGAGCATCATGGGAATGACAAGTCTTGTGTATGGCATGCTGCTGATTTCGCTGATGGAGAGCTAAAGGATGAGACCTTCTGTATTCGGTTTCCGTCGGTTGAGA ACTGCAAAGCTTTCAAGGATAAAATTGAAGAGATCACTGAATCTCTGGCGCAGCGTGGTGGAGAGAGTGAAGAAGCCAATGCAGCTGCTGATCTTCTTGAAAATTTGAGTGTTGAAGGAAAAGATAATGAAGAGAAACCAAAGGCAAAAGAGGAGGCACCTTTATCCGAGGGTGAGAAAAAGGATAAAGATCAGTAG
- the LOC140834363 gene encoding protein phosphatase 2C 50-like — MEEMYQAVEVPFELGNFIFENLRLNSCMDTTRIELMEDSTSLFPRFDTTGKVDNEDSSFADSGSEVSFTALSGLEENRSGASSAMALTSEDESQWLPTNVTVHESEEDGSSSLEGDLILDNSCSLSVVSDSSSLCGDDFLGFEMSSGIGANFLEVEKSTCDADLVSTTGDLGNPLICTNLGDSLTVKVGNGVEAVNSGGSKSSMASVQLDKGPSERFGRSIFEVDYVPLWGFTSVCGRRPEMEDAVATIPRFLEIPIQMLIGDQFIDGVNSRLSQLTGHFFGVYDGHGGLHVANYCRDRLHSALAEELEAIKMDLNEGISKHDCEQQWRTAFSKCFIKVDDEVGGKATLNPVVPETVGSTAVVALVCSSHIIVANCGDSRAVLCRGKEPMALSVDHKPNREDEYARIEAAGGKVIQWNGHRVFGVLAMSRSIGDRYLKPWIIPDPEVMFVPRAREDDCLILASDGLWDVMTNEEACDMARRRILLWHKNNGATLPTERGEGIDPAAQAAAEFLSNRALQKGSKDNITVIVIDLKPRRKIKNRT, encoded by the exons ATGGAAGAGATGTACCAGGCGGTGGAAGTGCCTTTTGAATTAGgtaattttatatttgaaaaccTGAGGTTGAATAGCTGTATGGATACTACGAGGATTGAGTTGATGGAAGACTCTACGAGTTTGTTTCCTCGTTTTGATACTACTGGGAAAGTTGATAATGAGGATTCGAGTTTTGCTGATTCAGGTAGTGAAGTTAGTTTTACAGCACTGTCGGGATTAGAAGAGAATAGGAGTGGGGCTTCTTCTGCCATGGCTTTGACTTCTGAGGACGAAAGCCAGTGGCTGCCAACCAATGTTACAGTCCATGAAAGTGAAGAGGATGGTTCCTCATCATTGGAGGGTGACCTTATTCTTGACAACTCTTGTTCACTCTCTGTGGTGAGTGATTCTAGTAGTTTATGTGGTGATGATTTTTTAGGATTTGAGATGAGTTCTGGAATTGGGGCGAATTTTTTAGAGGTCGAGAAGAGCACATGTGATGCTGATCTTGTTTCCACTACCGGAGATTTAGGAAATCCACTCATATGCACAAATTTAGGTGACTCTCTGACTGTGAAAGTAGGGAACGGGGTAGAGGCTGTAAACAGTGGTGGCTCAAAATCATCTATGGCCTCTGTCCAGTTGGATAAAGGACCAAGTGAAAGATTTGGTCGGAGTATTTTCGAGGTTGATTATGTACCTCTCTGGGGGTTTACATCCGTGTGCGGTAGGAGACCAGAAATGGAAGATGCAGTGGCAACAATACCTCGGTTTCTTGAAATTCCGATTCAAATGCTTATTGGTGATCAATTCATTGATGGGGTGAATTCAAGGTTAAGTCAATTGACGGGTCATTTCTTTGGAGTCTATGATGGTCATGGAGGCTTGCAT GTTGCAAATTACTGTCGAGATCGTCTCCATTCTGCTTTGGCTGAGGAGCTGGAAGCTATAAAGATGGATCTGAATGAAGGAATTAGCAAGCACGATTGTGAACAGCAGTGGAGAACTGCATTTTCTAAATGTTTTATCAAGGTTGATGATGAGGTCGGTGGAAAAGCCACACTTAATCCTGTTGTTCCTGAAACTGTTGGCTCAACTGCTGTTGTTGCCTTAGTTTGTTCATCACATATTATTGTGGCCAACTGTGGCGATTCAAGGGCTGTGCTCTGTCGTGGCAAAGAACCTATGGCACTCTCTGTGGATCATAAA CCGAACCGGGAAGATGAATATGCAAGAATAGAGGCAGCTGGAGGCAAGGTGATACAGTGGAATGGACACCGTGTCTTTGGGGTGCTTGCGATGTCTAGGTCTATCG GCGACAGATATTTGAAACCCTGGATTATTCCAGATCCTGAAGTAATGTTTGTTCCTCGAGCTAGGGAAGATGACTGCCTCATTCTGGCAAGCGATGGTTTGTGGGATGTAATGACAAACGAGGAAGCTTGTGATATGGCTCGTAGAAGAATACTCTTATGGCACAAAAACAATGGTGCCACGCTTCCGACAGAAAGGGGTGAAGGAATCGATCCTGCGGCTCAGGCAGCAGCAGAGTTCCTATCGAATCGTGCACTTCAGAAGGGCAGCAAGGATAACATTACTGTAATTGTCATAGACTTGAAACCTCGAAGAAAGATCAAGAACCGAACCTAG
- the LOC140834362 gene encoding aminopeptidase M1 — MAEQQKPRYSQFKGQPRLPKFAIPTHYDLSLKPDLVACKFAGAVKISVDVVSDTKFLVLNAAELSINPKSVIFAANEKVVESVEVEVCEDDEIAVVEFKESLPIGVGFLSMEFDGTLNDRMKGFYRSSYEHNGEKKNMAVTQFEPADARRCFPCWDEPACKATFKITLEVPSELVALSNMPVIEEKVNGDLKTVYYEESPIMSTYLVAVVVGLFDYVEDHTPDGILVRVYCQVGKASQGKFALDVAVKTLGLYKDYFEVPYSLPKLDMIAIPDFAAGAMENYGLVTYRETALLYDDKHSAAANKQRVAIVVAHELAHQWFGNLVTMEWWTHLWLNEGFATWVSYLAADSLFPEWQVWTQFLEQSTEGLRLDGLAESHPIEVDINHAGEIDEIFDAISYRKGASVIRMLQSYLGPECFQRALASYIKRYACSNAKTEDLWSVLQEESGEPVNKLMNSWTKQKGYPVVSVKMRDHILVFEQSQFLLSGSHGDGQWIVPITLCCGSYDSRKSFLLQTKNDTLDVKELFSGTSGRPWIKINVDQTSFFRVRYDDDLSAMLRDAIERKSLSTSDKYGILDDYYALSMACQQSLTSLLSLMTAYREEHDYTVLSNLIGIASKVARIVADAAPELLEDLKLFFINLFQYSAERLGWDPKQGESHLDAMLRGELLTALAAFGHDTTLDEANRRFHLFLEDRNTPVLPPDLRRAVYVAVMHNVSKSNRSGYESLLKVYRETDLSQEKTRILGSLASCRDPEIIQEFLNFLFSPEVRSQDAVFGLSVSKDAREVAWNWLQHNWDQICKTYGAGFLITRFISAIVSPFSSYEKAEEVEHFFASRMKPYIARTLKQSIERVHINTAWVRSIQAEKHLAEAVKELAYRKY, encoded by the exons ATGGCGGAGCAACAGAAACCACGATACTCACAATTCAAAGGCCAGCCGCGGCTCCCCAAATTCGCCATTCCCACTCACTATGATCTCAGTCTCAAGCCTGACCTCGTCGCTTGCAAATTCGCTGGCGCCGTTAAAATCTCCGTTGATGTCGTCTCCGACACGAAGTTCCTTGTCCTCAACGCTGCAGAGCTATCCATCAATCCTAAATCCGTTATCTTCGCTGCGAATGAGAAG GTTGTGGAATCGGTGGAAGTGGAGGTGTGTGAGGATGATGAGATAGCGGTCGTGGAGTTCAAGGAGAGTTTGCCAATTGGGGTCGGGTTTTTGAGCATGGAATTCGACGGGACACTGAACGATAGGATGAAAGGATTTTATAGAAg CTCCTATGAACATAATGGTGAGAAGAAAAATATGGCTGTTACACAGTTTGAACCAGCTGATGCAAGGAGGTGCTTTCCATGTTGGGATGAGCCAGCTTGTAAG GCCACTTTCAAGATTACATTGGAAGTTCCTTCAGAACTAGTTGCTCTTTCAAATATGCCTGTCATTGAAGAAAAAGTGAATGGAGATCTCAAGACAGTGTATTATGAAGAATCACCAATCATGTCAACTTACTTGGTGGCAGTTGTTGTTGGCCTGTTTGATTACGTTGAAGATCATACACCTGATG GAATTCTTGTGAGGGTATACTGCCAGGTTGGCAAAGCCAGTCAAGGAAAATTTGCGCTGGATGTTGCTGTCAAAACACTTGGCCTTTATAAAGA CTATTTTGAGGTGCCATATTCATTACCCAAATTGGACATGATTGCAATTCCTGATTTTGCTGCTGGGGCTATGGAGAACTATGGTCTTGTGACATACCGAGAAACAGCGTTGCTTTATGATGATAAGCATTCTGCGGCGGCGAATAAACAGAGG gTTGCTATTGTTGTTGCTCATGAACTAGCACATCAGTGGTTTGGTAATCTTGTGACAATGGAATGGTGGACTCATTTATGGCTGAATGAGGGATTTGCTACATGG GTTAGTTATTTAGCCGCTGATAGCTTGTTTCCAGAGTGGCAAGTTTGGACTCAGTTTCTTGAACAGAGTACAGAGGGACTTCGACTAGATGGGCTTGCAGAATCTCATCCCATTGAG GTGGACATTAATCATGCTGGTGAAATTGATGAAATTTTTGATGCAATCAGTTACAGGAAGGGTGCGTCGGTCATTCGGATGCTACAAAGCTACCTTGGGCCTGAATGTTTTCAG AGGGCACTTGCATCGTACATCAAAAGATATGCTTGCTCAAATGCAAAGACGGAAGATTTGTGGTCAGTTCTTCAGGAAGAATCTGGTGAACCTGTGAACAAGCTCATGAACTCTTGGACAAAGCAGAAAGGCTATCCTGTTGTTTCAGTGAAAATGAGAGACCATATTTTGGTGTTTGAGCAG TCACAATTTTTGCTCAGTGGTTCCCACGGTGATGGTCAATGGATAGTTCCAATAACTCTCTGCTGTGGCTCTTACGATTCCCGCAAAAGTTTCTTGTTGCAAACCAAAAATGATACTCTTGATGTGAAGGAACTTTTTAGTGGCACATCTGGTAGGCCTTGGATTAAGATTAATGTGGATCAGACTAGTTTCTTTCGGGTGAGGTATGATGATGACTTATCAGCCATGCTAAGGGATGCAATAGAAAGAAAGTCTTTGTCAACCAGTGATAAATATG GAATATTGGATGACTATTATGCATTGTCCATGGCATGCCAGCAGTCCCTGACCTCTTTGCTGTCTTTGATGACTGCTTATCGCGAAGAGCATGATTACACCGTCCTTTCAAACTTGATCGGT ATTGCCTCTAAAGTTGCAAGAATTGTTGCTGATGCTGCTCCTGAATTGCTGGAAGatctcaaattatttttcatcaACCTTTTCCAGTATTCTGCAGA GAGGCTTGGTTGGGATCCTAAACAAGGAGAAAGCCACCTTGATGCCATGTTACGAGGGGAGCTCTTGACCGCATTGGCTGCTTTTGGGCATGACACAACACTAGATGAAGCAAACAGGCGCTTTCACTTGTTTTTGGAAGACAGAAATACACCTGTTCTTCCTCCTGATTTGAGAAGG GCAGTATATGTTGCTGTAATGCATAACGTGAGTAAATCAAACAGATCTGGGTATGAATCTCTTCTAAAAGTCTATAGAGAGACCGACCTCAGTCAGGAGAAGACACGAATTTTAG GTTCACTGGCGTCCTGCCGGGATCCTGAAATTATTCAAGAATTTCTGAATTTTTTGTTTTCTCCTGAG GTAAGGAGTCAAGATGCTGTTTTTGGACTGTCAGTTAGCAAGGATGCTCGTGAAGTAGCTTGGAATTGGTTGCAA CACAATTGGGATCAGATTTGTAAAACTTATGGTGCTGGATTCCTTATAACTCGCTTCATCAGTGCAATAGTATCACCG TTCTCTTCTTATGAGAAGGCTGAAGAAGTAGAACATTTTTTTGCAAGCCGAATGAAGCCTTACATTGCCAGGACGTTGAAGCAAAGCATTGAAAGGGTTCACATCAACACCGCATGGGTCAGAAGCATTCAAGCTGAAAAACATCTCGCTGAAGCTGTGAAAGAGCTAGCATATAGGAAGTACTAG
- the LOC140834367 gene encoding probable WRKY transcription factor 75, whose translation MDNTYTVAQALGAAFTSQNSSAGSTLSPETSLELSDFFEFNDWIDENDPAFLSFTEEYGHLQNPVFTSHDTEVNSTEISISNKFHDDGIMNNGDSGSGKEKKEIRDKVAFRTKSQIEILDDGFKWRKYGKKMVKNSPNPRNYFKCSVEGCPVKKRVERDKDDPHYVVTTYEGIHNHQGPYL comes from the exons ATGGATAATACTTATACGGTTGCACAGGCGCTAGGCGCCGCTTTCACCTCGCAGAACTCATCAGCGGGCAGCACTTTATCCCCCGAGACGAGCCTCGAGCTCTCCGATTTCTTTGAGTTTAATGACTGGATTGATGAGAATGATCCAGCGTTTCTCTCCTTCACAGAAGAATATGGTCATCTGCAGAATCCAGTCTTTACGTCTCATGATACGGAAGTTAACTCTACTGAAATTAGCATCAGCAACAAGTTTCATGATGATGGGATTATGAACAACG GAGACAGTGGAAGTGGGAAggagaagaaagaaatcagagACAAAGTTGCTTTTAGAACCAAGTCACAGATTGAGATATTGGATGATGGATTCAAGTGGAGGAAGTACGGAAAAAAGATGGTGAAAAATAGCCCAAATCCAAg GAACTACTTCAAGTGCTCGGTCGAAGGGTGCCCAGTGAAGAAAAGAGTCGAAAGGGACAAAGATGATCCACATTACGTTGTAACAACATACGAGGGGATCCATAACCACCAAGGTCCTTACCTCTGA
- the LOC140834368 gene encoding 25S rRNA (cytosine-C(5))-methyltransferase NSUN5 isoform X2 — protein MPRRKPISSRKTQKTEKNYAEPVNKRLTNAERSAYFARREAAKVLRSTLQGDARQRAVGSIKSLVYSPSIRNKKATFALVCETLKHLSVIKDVLDDANILSAKWKEGTLTGDAERYVMLKKDALQSALSQILSRNGAKEVKDLMVLDKISDLQKPRFARVNTLKMDTESVISELRKQYKVKKDDLIPDLLILQPRTDLHNHPLIVNGSVFLQGKGSSMVAVALGPEPGWEVIDACAAPGNKTLHLAALMKGRGKIIACERDEKRVKRLKENVILSGALNVKVKHEDFLNLNPSDPSCAKIRAILLDPSCSGSGTVVDRLDHLLPSYRAGQSDDEIKRLRKLAGFQKRVLEHALSFPAVERIVYSTCSIHQIENEDIINSVLHLASSHGFQLETVFPQWPRRGLPTFDGSEHLLRTDIVEDKEGFFIALFVRKISQHSEDPVGVLGKKVKVASKFRKPSNIFVAKMLKVPFKPRKKI, from the exons ATGCCGCGGAGGAAGCCGATTTCTAGCCGGAAAACGCAAAAAACGGAGAAAAATTATGCGGAGCCGGTGAACAAGCGGCTTACCAACGCTGAACGCTCCGCTTACTTCGCGCGGAGAGAAGCCGCTAAGGTATTGCGCAGCACACTCCAGGGTGACGCTAGGCAGCGAGCCGTCGGTTCTATTAAATCTTTAGTTTACAGTCCTTCAATCAGAAACAAGAAAGCTACCTTTGCTCTGGTTTGTGAAACACTCAAGC ATCTCTCAGTTATCAAGGATGTGTTAGATGATGCAAATATTCTAAGTGCTAAGTGGAAG GAGGGTACATTAACTGGTGATGCAGAAAGATATGTTATGCTGAAAAAGGATGCATTGCAATCGGCATTGTCACAGATATTATCTCGTAATGGAGCAAAAGAAGTAAAAGATTTGATGGTTCTTGATAAAATCAGTG ATTTACAAAAGCCACGATTTGCTCGTGTAAATACTCTGAAGATGGATACAGAATCAGTTATCAGTGAATTAAGGAAACAGTACAAG GTAAAAAAGGATGATTTGATTCCCGATTTGTTAATTCTCCAACCACGTACTGATTTGCACAATCATCCTCTAATCGTGAATGGAAGTGTCTTTCTGCAG GGTAAAGGAAGTTCCATGGTTGCTGTAGCCCTTGGACCTGAACCAGGATGGGAG GTCATTGATGCTTGTGCAGCTCCGGGGAACAAAACTCTCCACCTTGCCGCTCTTATGAAGGGTAGGGGAAAAATTATAGCTTGTGAGCGTGACGAAAAAAGGGTCAAGCGCCTGAAAGAAAATGTGATATTGTCTGGGGCTTTGA ATGTGAAAGTTAAGCATGAAGATTTCTTAAACCTCAATCCAAGTGATCCTTCATGTGCCAAG ATTCGTGCTATATTATTAGATCCATCTTGTTCTGGGTCTGGCACTGTTGTAGATAGATTGGACCATTTACTCCCCTCATATAGAGCAg GTCAATCCGATGACGAAATAAAGCGACTTAGAAAGCTTGCGGGTTTTCAGAAGAGGGTTCTGGAACATGCATTATCCT TTCCTGCAGTTGAAAGAATTGTTTACAGCACATGCTCCATCCATCAAATAGAGAATGAAGACATAATTAACTCGGTTCTACATCTTGCTTCTTCTCATGGTTTTCAACTGGAAACGGTTTTTCCACAGTGGCCTCGACGGGGACTCCCAACTTTTGATGGAT CTGAACATTTATTAAGGACAGATATAGTGGAAGATAAAGAGGGGTTTTTCATCGCTCTGTTTGTGAGGAAGATCTCTCAGCACTCAGAAGACCCGGTCGGTGTACTTGGAAAGAAAGTAAAAGTTGCAAGTAAATTTAGAAAACCTTCGAACATTTTTGTTGCCAAAATGCTTAAAGTGCCATTTAAACcaaggaaaaaaatataa
- the LOC140834368 gene encoding 25S rRNA (cytosine-C(5))-methyltransferase NSUN5 isoform X1, with amino-acid sequence MPRRKPISSRKTQKTEKNYAEPVNKRLTNAERSAYFARREAAKVLRSTLQGDARQRAVGSIKSLVYSPSIRNKKATFALVCETLKHLSVIKDVLDDANILSAKWKRQKELIYVITYDTLFGQEGTLTGDAERYVMLKKDALQSALSQILSRNGAKEVKDLMVLDKISDLQKPRFARVNTLKMDTESVISELRKQYKVKKDDLIPDLLILQPRTDLHNHPLIVNGSVFLQGKGSSMVAVALGPEPGWEVIDACAAPGNKTLHLAALMKGRGKIIACERDEKRVKRLKENVILSGALNVKVKHEDFLNLNPSDPSCAKIRAILLDPSCSGSGTVVDRLDHLLPSYRAGQSDDEIKRLRKLAGFQKRVLEHALSFPAVERIVYSTCSIHQIENEDIINSVLHLASSHGFQLETVFPQWPRRGLPTFDGSEHLLRTDIVEDKEGFFIALFVRKISQHSEDPVGVLGKKVKVASKFRKPSNIFVAKMLKVPFKPRKKI; translated from the exons ATGCCGCGGAGGAAGCCGATTTCTAGCCGGAAAACGCAAAAAACGGAGAAAAATTATGCGGAGCCGGTGAACAAGCGGCTTACCAACGCTGAACGCTCCGCTTACTTCGCGCGGAGAGAAGCCGCTAAGGTATTGCGCAGCACACTCCAGGGTGACGCTAGGCAGCGAGCCGTCGGTTCTATTAAATCTTTAGTTTACAGTCCTTCAATCAGAAACAAGAAAGCTACCTTTGCTCTGGTTTGTGAAACACTCAAGC ATCTCTCAGTTATCAAGGATGTGTTAGATGATGCAAATATTCTAAGTGCTAAGTGGAAG AGGCAGAAGGAATTAATATATGTAATCACATATGATACTCTTTTTGGTCAG GAGGGTACATTAACTGGTGATGCAGAAAGATATGTTATGCTGAAAAAGGATGCATTGCAATCGGCATTGTCACAGATATTATCTCGTAATGGAGCAAAAGAAGTAAAAGATTTGATGGTTCTTGATAAAATCAGTG ATTTACAAAAGCCACGATTTGCTCGTGTAAATACTCTGAAGATGGATACAGAATCAGTTATCAGTGAATTAAGGAAACAGTACAAG GTAAAAAAGGATGATTTGATTCCCGATTTGTTAATTCTCCAACCACGTACTGATTTGCACAATCATCCTCTAATCGTGAATGGAAGTGTCTTTCTGCAG GGTAAAGGAAGTTCCATGGTTGCTGTAGCCCTTGGACCTGAACCAGGATGGGAG GTCATTGATGCTTGTGCAGCTCCGGGGAACAAAACTCTCCACCTTGCCGCTCTTATGAAGGGTAGGGGAAAAATTATAGCTTGTGAGCGTGACGAAAAAAGGGTCAAGCGCCTGAAAGAAAATGTGATATTGTCTGGGGCTTTGA ATGTGAAAGTTAAGCATGAAGATTTCTTAAACCTCAATCCAAGTGATCCTTCATGTGCCAAG ATTCGTGCTATATTATTAGATCCATCTTGTTCTGGGTCTGGCACTGTTGTAGATAGATTGGACCATTTACTCCCCTCATATAGAGCAg GTCAATCCGATGACGAAATAAAGCGACTTAGAAAGCTTGCGGGTTTTCAGAAGAGGGTTCTGGAACATGCATTATCCT TTCCTGCAGTTGAAAGAATTGTTTACAGCACATGCTCCATCCATCAAATAGAGAATGAAGACATAATTAACTCGGTTCTACATCTTGCTTCTTCTCATGGTTTTCAACTGGAAACGGTTTTTCCACAGTGGCCTCGACGGGGACTCCCAACTTTTGATGGAT CTGAACATTTATTAAGGACAGATATAGTGGAAGATAAAGAGGGGTTTTTCATCGCTCTGTTTGTGAGGAAGATCTCTCAGCACTCAGAAGACCCGGTCGGTGTACTTGGAAAGAAAGTAAAAGTTGCAAGTAAATTTAGAAAACCTTCGAACATTTTTGTTGCCAAAATGCTTAAAGTGCCATTTAAACcaaggaaaaaaatataa
- the LOC140833493 gene encoding 17.9 kDa class II heat shock protein-like: MDLRFIGLETPLLHALHHMLDPSTEAPNNKSTNANKKSYARDAEAMAATPADVIERLDSYVFQIDVPGLKSGDIKVQVEDDNVLVISGDRKAEDEKEGFKYVRKERRIGKLMRKFVLPENANTDKITAVCQDGVLSVTVEKLAPPKPKKPRTIEVNIA, translated from the coding sequence ATGGACTTGAGGTTCATAGGGCTTGAAACTCCGCTCCTCCACGCCTTACACCACATGCTGGATCCTTCAACGGAAGCTCCCAACAACAAATCAACCAACGCTAATAAAAAATCTTACGCTCGTGATGCGGAAGCGATGGCGGCGACTCCGGCGGACGTGATAGAACGACTAGATTCATATGTTTTCCAGATAGACGTGCCTGGGTTGAAATCCGGTGACATCAAAGTGCAGGTGGAAGATGACAATGTCCTGGTGATCAGCGGTGACAGGAAAGCAGAGGATGAGAAAGAGGGGTTCAAGTATGTGAGGAAGGAGAGGAGGATCGGGAAACTCATGAGGAAATTCGTGCTGCCAGAAAATGCGAATACCGACAAGATCACGGCGGTGTGCCAGGACGGGGTGCTGAGCGTGACGGTGGAGAAACTGGCGCCCCCGAAACCGAAGAAGCCAAGGACTATTGAAGTTAATATCGCTTGA
- the LOC140834369 gene encoding uncharacterized protein produces the protein MAENKLYEAALIDDAASLHRLLEKDPFLLDRVSCTCSNKTPLHVATMKGNLRFVQEILNRNLQLAEEVDSQQSSPLHIASAKGYLDIAKILFSAAPDMCLSRDFGGKNPLHLAAIKGHVPVLAELVSLCPLAAREKVDGGQTVLHLCVKYGRLECLRILVPFLNEEIVSAKDTDGETIMHMAIRDKQVEIIKYLVETGKINMNAKNSEGQTILDILDETSKDSTNSDIRKILKPSLWKSRGPRTQPVKWLTKKRDSIMVVAILIATMAFQAGVSPPGGLWQETLTEDSKGNPMHQAGESVMSYRHPKYFKNFIRVNTVAFVSSLSIILLLISGLPFKRRFFMWFLMVTMWLTVTSIAVTYGLAILVTTPEKYKQSLSHVVETAIIVWCCVMGILLLGNTVRLIDKWLRRKGIRPLERFRNSAEARVKHGENGSQESV, from the exons ATGGCAGAGAATAAGCTCTATGAAGCTGCATTAATCGATGATGCAGCGAGTTTGCACCGATTACTCGAAAAAGATCCATTTCTTCTTGATAGAGTTTCATGTACATGTAGCAACAAGACCCCGTTACATGTGGCAACCATGAAAGGGAACTTGAGATTCGTTCAAGAGATCTTGAACAGAAATCTCCAACTCGCAGAAGAAGTGGATTCTCAGCAATCGTCCCCTCTTCATATAGCATCAGCTAAAGGGTACTTAGACATAGCGAAAATATTGTTTTCGGCTGCACCGGACATGTGTCTGTCGCGTGATTTTGGAGGGAAGAATCCTCTTCATCTCGCAGCCATAAAAGGCCATGTTCCAGTGCTGGCGGAGCTTGTTAGTTTGTGCCCACTTGCTGCTCGAGAGAAGGTAGATGGAGGCCAAACCGTGTTGCATTTATGTGTTAAATATGGTAGATTAGAGTGCTTGAGGATTTTGGTACCTTTCTTGAATGAGGAGATTGTGAGTGCCAAGGATACTGATGGGGAGACCATAATGCATATGGCTATTAGGGATAAGCAAGTTGAG ATTATCAAATACCTGGTGGAAACGGGAAAAATAAACATGAATGCAAAGAATTCGGAGGGCCAAACAATCCTAGACATATTAGATGAAACCTCAAAAGATTCAACAAATTCTGACATCAGAAAAATCCTCAAACCGAGTCTGTGGAAATCGAGAGGTCCTCGAACCCAACCGGTCAAGTGGCTCACCAAAAAACGAGATTCGATAATGGTGGTGGCTATCCTCATAGCGACAATGGCTTTCCAAGCCGGGGTAAGCCCTCCAGGCGGCCTTTGGCAGGAAACTTTGACCGAAGATTCAAAAGGCAACCCCATGCACCAAGCAGGAGAATCTGTCATGTCCTATAGACACCCAAAATACTTCAAGAACTTTATACGAGTCAACACTGTTGCATTCGTCTCTTCTCTCAGCATAATACTGCTTCTCATCAGTGGGCTGCCGTTTAAGCGCAGGTTTTTCATGTGGTTTCTGATGGTTACGATGTGGCTCACGGTGACTTCAATAGCTGTGACTTATGGCTTAGCGATTCTTGTCACAACCCCAGAAAAGTATAAACAATCACTGAGCCATGTTGTTGAGACTGCTATTATTGTGTGGTGTTGTGTGATGGGGATTCTTCTACTCGGCAACACTGTGCGGCTCATCGATAAATGGTTGAGGAGAAAAGGGATACGGCCACTGGAGAGATTCAGAAACTCGGCGGAAGCAAGAGTGAAACACGGTGAAAATGGAAGCCAAGAATCTGTTTGA